The sequence GCCGCCCGCCGCCGCCGCATTCCCGACGACCTCTGCGTCATCGGCTTCGACAACGACCCAGGCGTCTGCCATTCGCTCACGCCCGCCCTCTCCAGCATTAACTACCCCTCCGAACAGATCGGCCGCCAAGCCGTCCGCCTCCTCCTGAACCAGATTCGCGAAGGATCCGCCATGCACCGCCAGACAATCCTCATCAAATCCGAACTGATCGAACGCGCCTCCATCGCCCCGGTGAAACGATCATGACGCCCAACCAACCCACATCGCAGCCCGCCTCCCGATCCGACCGCCAGGCTCGATCGTTCACCCTCATAGAACTCCTGGTCGTCGTCGCGATCATCGCCGTCCTTGTCTCCATCCTGCTGCCCGCCCTCCAGAACGCTCGCCAGCAGGGCCTCATGGCCTCCTGCGCCGGCGGCCGACTCAAGCAACTGGGCGTCGGCTTCCTGATGTACGCCGATGACAACCACGGCTGGTTCCCGATCCAATATCCCGAATACTACAGCTCCTGGCTCTGGCTCGTCGATCCGCCCAACACCGTTACCTCCAGGTACATGACCGATGCCCTCACCAACGCCGACGAACGCTTCGGCCAAGCTAAGTACGTCCCGCAGGAATGCTTCTACTGCCCAGCCAACCGCGACGTCACCGTCGAAAATAACTGGTGGGGCTGGTGGAGCGGATACGAATTCGGCAAGATCAGCTACCTCAACTTCTACTACTTCGGCCACATCGCCTACGACACCTACTTCGTCAGCGACGGCTTCAGCCCGAAAAACACCAACCACCATCGCCTCGCCGAAGGCGTCCTCTTCGCCGACCGCGTCCGATCCGCCTCCGGAACCGCCGCGATCTCCTGGAATCACCCAGCCGCGGCCAACGTCCTCTTCGCCGACGGCCACGTCCAAGTCAAACCAACCGGCACGTGCCAACTCAAATACCAGATGGCCTCGAACGGATACCTGTGGTGACAGCTTTTCACCGTCACGTTCCGCGGGAGCTCTCCATGAATCCGACCCGCCTCCTCATCCTCGCCTCCATCCTGACGGCCGCCTCTTCAACCTGTCTCGCCCAGACCAGCCGTCCCGTCAGACCCCAACCCAACAGCGTCTTTGGCCTCTGCGACCGCTACGTCAAACCCGCATGGCAAATCGGCGTCTTCAAGTGGCGGCGGATGGACATCGACTTCCATCCCGAAAACTGGAACGCCGAGACGACCTTCGAAGACACCGTCGCCTATTTCGATCAGGTCCTGGCCTTCTCCGAACAGCACGGCGTCTGCGTCATGCCGATCCTCAACCTCCGCCACTTCGGCCATCGCTGGCAGCCCGGCGGCCAAACCGCTGAGCATCCCGACGCCTTCACCCTCCACCGCTGGACCAACTGGGTCCATCGCGTGGTCGAACGCTACAAGGGCCGCGTGACTTACTGGGAAATCTCCAACGAGCCAGACCTCTCGACCACGCCGCAGCAGTACGCCGCTCTGGCCAAAGCCGCCTACCTCTCCGCCAAAGCCGCCGATCCGCAATGCCGCCTCGGCGCCTTCGCCACCGCCGGCGTCAACCTGCCCTTCATCGAACAATGCCTCCAACTCGGCATGGCCGACTACTTCGACTTCGTCACCGTCCATCCCTATCAGTGGTCGCATTCGTTCGACGCCGACCTGCTGACCGGTTCGCTCGCCGCCCTCGAGCAGCTTCTCGACCGCTACGGTTGCCCTCGGCCGATCTGGATCTCCGAACTCGGCTGGCCCACGCATCCGCAAGGCGGCTGCTCGCCGCAGGTCCAGGCCCGGATCGTCGCCCAGGCCTATCTGACCCTCGCCGCCCTCGGCCGCTACAAGACCTTCTGGTACACCCTCGGCGACTGGCCGGCCGAACCGACCGACGCGGAAGGCTACTTCGGCCTGCTCGACGCCGCCGGCCGCCCCAAACCCTCTTTCCACGCCTACCGCCTCGCCTCCGAAACCCTCTCCGACGCCATCGGCCTCGGACAAGCCGACCTGCCCAAAGGCCTGACCGGCTGGCTCTATCGCACCTCCGATGGGCGGCTGGCCATTGGCCTCTGGCGCAACACGGGTGATCCCTCCACCGCAACGATCGAGTTGCCCGACCTGCGCGATCCAGAGGTCGAGAAACGCGCCATCGATCTTTCCCGCGACATCCTCACCGCCCGCGACGACGCCGTCGCGCTGGAAATCGGCCCCGATCCGCTGATCCTCCTGTTTCACAGTGACCGCAAGTACAACCTTCCCGCCCCATCCGCGCTGGCCGCGCCGCCCGCTAAGAGTCTTCCAATGTACCTGGCCGTTCCGCCCATGCCGTCCGCCTTCACCGGCGGTGCGCTCGAAATCCCCTTCAGCCTCGTCAATCTCTCCGAAACCGCGTGGACGGGCAGGGTAACCATCGCATCCCATCCGTCCGCCACGACCGAACTGACCGCCCAACCGGGTCAGGAAACCATCGGCCGCCTCTCCTTCCAGGTGCCCGAAGACGCTTCCAATGGATTGCTTCGCCTGATCCTGCGGGCGCCGGGCCTGGCCGATCTTCCCGTCGAACTCCAGGTCACCAGCCCTCTCGCCGTCGAGCTCGATCCGGTGGCCGAGCCGCTTGACTGTCCAAGCATCCCGGTCAACTTCACGCTGACCAACGTCACCGACCATCACTTGACCGGACAACTGAACCTCGACGCCGCCGACGATCCTGCGATCGCGATCGACCTGCCGCCCGCCGCCTCCACCCGAATCGAACGAACCATCAGCCAAACCGAGTTCCGCCTCACCGGCAACCTGGCCGGCCGTCCCTTTGCCTTCACCCAGCCGCTCGACAGCATCCGCATCCCTCACGCCGCCAAAATCACCATCGACGCCGACCTCACCGATTGGCAAACCGTCGCCCCATTCCACCTCGGCCGCCGCCAGCAGGCTCAGCCGCTTCCCAACTGGTGGACCGGCCCAAACGACCTCTCCGCCAACGTCAAATTCCAGTGGGACCAGACCTGCCTCTACTTCGCCGCCGACGTCACCGACGACGTCCACTGCCAGCGGTCCACCGGCGGCGGCACGTGGCTCGGCGACGGCTTCCAGATCGCCCTCGAAGCCGACGGCGCCTACGGCTACGAACTGTGCCTCGCCCGCACCATGAGTGGCAGCGAACTCTACCTGCTTCGGGCCGTCCAAGGCCCGACCGGCCCGGTCCCGGGGGCACTGGTAGCCACCCGCCGCCGCAACGACCACACCCTCTACGAAGCCGCCATCCCCTGGTCGGCCCTGCCATCGCTGCAACCCCAGTCCGGCCAAACCCTTAAGCTCAACTTCATCCTCAACGAGAGCGACGCCCTCACCCGCGTCGGCTGGCTCGAATGCCGCCCCGGCATCGGCAGCGGCAAGTCCACCACCACCTGGTACCCCTGGCGATTGGCCGCCCCCTGAAAATGCCCCTTGACACCACAACCGGTTTAGATTACAATCAAAACCGGTTGTGGAGGTTAACGTGCAATGGCCGGACCCAGCATCGCCGAAATCGCCCGACGACTGAAGCTCTCCAAGACCACGGTCTCCCGGGTCTTTAACGACGTGCCCAACTCCGGAATTGCCCCAGCCACCCGGCGGCGGGTGCTCGCCGCGATCCGCGAAATGGGCTACGAACCTAACCTCTCCGCCCGAGCCCTCGCCCGCGGACGGACCCACGTCATCGGTGCGATGATGATCGACGTGAACAACCCCTTCGCCAGCGGCTACGTCTCAGCCGTCGAGGAACTCGCCGGCGGCAAGGGCTACGGCGTCCTCCTGTGCAACACCCGCGGCAGCGGCGAAAAGGAACGCGAACAGTGCCGCATGCTCCGCCAGCGAGGCGTCGAAGGCCTCCTGATCGAACACGTCGGACCGGCCGAAACCCTCCGCGAACTGGTCGACGAGGGCTTCCCCTTCGTCCTCCTGGATCGCTGCCCTCAGTCGCCGCAGTTCGACTACGTCACTTTCGACGACGTCGAGGGCGGACGCCTCGCCACCATGGCCCTGATCGACGCCGGCCGGACCAAAGTGGCCCATATCGCCGGGCCGCAAGCCGTCCTCCCCGCTGAGGACCGGCTCATCGGCTACCGCGAAGCCCTGGACGAAGCCGAACTGCCGTGGCGCGACGACTACGTGGTGTGGGTCGACCGGCATGAGAATCCGGACGACGGCGAGCACGCGGCCGACCGCCTGCTCGATCTGCCCAGCCCGCCGGACGCGGTCTTCTGTTACAGCGACCACCTGGCCCTGGGCGTTTTTCGCGCCGCCGCCCGGCGCGGCGTCCGCGTCCCGCACGACCTGGCGGTGATCGGCTGCGACGACCTGCCGTTCTGCCCGTGGACCGCCGTGTCGCTGGCCTCTGTCCGCCTGAACACCCGGCAACTCGGCCACGAGTCCGCCGGACTGCTCCTCGAAAAAATCGAGCGAGACGACGCCCGCGGGCCCGGCTCGCGCCGAATCCTCATCAAGCCCGAAGTGGTTCATCGGGAGTCGCTGGGACAGCGGAGGTAACGCCATGAACAACATGCGCCGATGCCGGTTCAGACTCTCTGATGCCTTTACCCTCATCGAACTGCTGGTCGTGGTGGCCATCATCGCCGTACTGGTGGCGATCCTGCTGCCGGCGATGACCGCCGCCCGCGAAGCGGCGCGAAAAGCCGCCTGCGGTGCCAACCTGCACCAGATGGGAATCGGAGCGGCCCTCTACGCCGCCGACAAC is a genomic window of Phycisphaerae bacterium containing:
- a CDS encoding prepilin-type N-terminal cleavage/methylation domain-containing protein gives rise to the protein MTPNQPTSQPASRSDRQARSFTLIELLVVVAIIAVLVSILLPALQNARQQGLMASCAGGRLKQLGVGFLMYADDNHGWFPIQYPEYYSSWLWLVDPPNTVTSRYMTDALTNADERFGQAKYVPQECFYCPANRDVTVENNWWGWWSGYEFGKISYLNFYYFGHIAYDTYFVSDGFSPKNTNHHRLAEGVLFADRVRSASGTAAISWNHPAAANVLFADGHVQVKPTGTCQLKYQMASNGYLW
- a CDS encoding LacI family transcriptional regulator, yielding MAGPSIAEIARRLKLSKTTVSRVFNDVPNSGIAPATRRRVLAAIREMGYEPNLSARALARGRTHVIGAMMIDVNNPFASGYVSAVEELAGGKGYGVLLCNTRGSGEKEREQCRMLRQRGVEGLLIEHVGPAETLRELVDEGFPFVLLDRCPQSPQFDYVTFDDVEGGRLATMALIDAGRTKVAHIAGPQAVLPAEDRLIGYREALDEAELPWRDDYVVWVDRHENPDDGEHAADRLLDLPSPPDAVFCYSDHLALGVFRAAARRGVRVPHDLAVIGCDDLPFCPWTAVSLASVRLNTRQLGHESAGLLLEKIERDDARGPGSRRILIKPEVVHRESLGQRR